The bacterium genome contains the following window.
ATCGTCACCCACGACCGCGATCGCGCCACCGAAACGCGATGTCCCGGTGAAGTTCGAGTGCCGCAGAGCGTCCAGCGCGCGGTCCAGGCCCGGTGCCTTTCCGTACCACATTCCCAGGACGCCGTCGTACTTGGAGTGCGGAAACAGGTCCACGAGTTGCGTACCCGAGATCGCCGCGGCAGCGAGTTCTTCGTTCATACCCGGAAGCAGGTATACGTCTTCCCCGAGGAGGTCCTTCAGGCTGTTTAATTTCAGATCCAGGCCGGCGAGCGGGGAGCCGGGATAGCCGGAGAACACGGCGCCGGTACGCCGGCCGTCTCGCTTGTCGGCGCGGAGTCGATCGAGCGGCAAGCGAATCACCGCTTGCAGACCAGTTAGATGAACCCGGCCCTGCGTACGCGTGTAGCGTTCCCAGAGAGGGGGAATTGTTTCGGTTTTTGGAGGGGTATCAGCCATGACACGCCGTCATCGGCGCAGAATCTGAGTGACTTGAGACGCAACTTGGCCCGAGTTGCGTACTCCTGATCCTGCTACTCTACGGCCGGTGATTGAGAGAATGTCGCGCTGGCGCCGGATCGGCTACGCGTTGGGATCGACGGGTTTCCAGATTTCCGATCGCATCGTCGTCGCGATCGCCTTGTACTACTACCTGCCACCGGGTGGGCGCGGTCTGGAGCCGCAGGTTTCGCAGACACTCTTCCTGGGAGTGCTGACGTTGTACGGAGCTGCGATGCTTATCGGGCGAGTCTTTGACGCGCTTGCAGATCCGATCGTTGGGCACCGTTGCGATCGTTCCCGCTCCCGACTGGGGCGCCGCCGCAGCTTCATGATCTACGGGATCGTTCCGATGCTGGCGCTTCCCGTCTTCCTGTTCTTTCCGCCCGGGGAACCCGGAGACCCGCTCAACGGCATCTGGCTGGCCGTCATACTCTCGTTGTATTTCATCGCCTTCACGATCTACGTGGCTCCCTACCTCGCGCTCTTGCCAGAGATTGCGCCTGACCCCGAGGATCGAACTCGCCTCTCGACCCTGCTTGCGATCCTGTCGTTTCCCATCGTCATGCTCTTTGGAGCAGGTTGGGCCGTCGGCCTGGACTGGGGCCGGGCGCAGGGTTTGAGCAGCGAAGAGGCGATTCGCTGGATCGTCGTGATCTCATCACTCGTGGGTTTCGGTCTATGTCTGGGTCCGATCCTCGCGGTCGATGAAACACGACACACCAATGCCGGGCCTTCTGAACTCAGCTTGCGAGAGGCCTTTTCGAGCACTCTCCGCGATCGCGCGTTCCTCATCTACATGGCTGCGCAGATCTTCTTCATCCTCTCGATCAATCTTCTGGGGCCGTCTCTGGTGTACTACGCAACCGTGGCGCTCGGCCGTAGCGAGGGATTTGCCGGAGTTCTGGGCGGAGTCAGTCTGATCTCGGTCATCTTTGGCTTCGCCGCCGTAATGCGCTTTTCGCGCGCATTCGGGCCCAAGCGCACGGTGGTCGTCGCCAATCTCCTGTTCTCGATTTCTGTGGGAATGCTCTGGTGGCTCGTGCCCGATGTGCCGGACGGACCAAACGATCGCGCGAATCTGATCCTGGTCATGAGTTCGCTCGCACTCATGGGGCCGGCGATCGCGGGCTTCCTGGTTGTGCCCTACTTGTTGATCGGACAACTGATCGACGCCGATGTCGTGCGCAGCGGTGCAAGTCGGGCGGCCATGTACTTCGGTATGCAGGGCCTGATGACCAAAGGGGTCTTCGGCGTTTCTTCGGCGCTGCTCGCGTTCCTCTTTGCGCGTTATGGCAACAGCCAGGAAGAGCCGCTCGGTGTACTTCTGATTGGTCCGATCGCAGCTCTTTTCTGTCTGGTGTCCGCGCTCATCTTCCTGACGTATCCAGAAGACGAGGTTCTGGCAAAAATCAGGGAAGGTCGAAGTGAAGGTAGACACCTACTAGATGAGAGTCGATCTCGGTTTCGTCGATCGACCGATCCCGGCTAACCCGCCAATCGAAGCCCGCTCTTGCGAATGAGCTCAGGCGACGCGCCAATCCGAATTCTCCCCTCAATCCGGGAAAATTCGCCGCGCCGTCCGGCATGGCCAACTTCAGGTGCCAGAAATCGGAGATGGAATCGAAACGGCCGAGACGCAGATCACCAAACATCGGCGCGCGAATAGCGCGCACCGGTAGAACGTCCAGGATCCCGGACATGTGTTTGAGTCG
Protein-coding sequences here:
- a CDS encoding MFS transporter, which encodes MSRWRRIGYALGSTGFQISDRIVVAIALYYYLPPGGRGLEPQVSQTLFLGVLTLYGAAMLIGRVFDALADPIVGHRCDRSRSRLGRRRSFMIYGIVPMLALPVFLFFPPGEPGDPLNGIWLAVILSLYFIAFTIYVAPYLALLPEIAPDPEDRTRLSTLLAILSFPIVMLFGAGWAVGLDWGRAQGLSSEEAIRWIVVISSLVGFGLCLGPILAVDETRHTNAGPSELSLREAFSSTLRDRAFLIYMAAQIFFILSINLLGPSLVYYATVALGRSEGFAGVLGGVSLISVIFGFAAVMRFSRAFGPKRTVVVANLLFSISVGMLWWLVPDVPDGPNDRANLILVMSSLALMGPAIAGFLVVPYLLIGQLIDADVVRSGASRAAMYFGMQGLMTKGVFGVSSALLAFLFARYGNSQEEPLGVLLIGPIAALFCLVSALIFLTYPEDEVLAKIREGRSEGRHLLDESRSRFRRSTDPG